In Hyla sarda isolate aHylSar1 chromosome 9, aHylSar1.hap1, whole genome shotgun sequence, the following proteins share a genomic window:
- the PSMB8 gene encoding proteasome subunit beta type-8: MALLNLCGSSRCQDWRLPLYDGEISPTISFNKYNTELAVPPGCQPADFLHRLEGGVDGVKLEPWHGTTTLAFKFQHGVIVAVDSRASAGSYIATLKVNKVIEINPYLLGTMSGCAADCQYWERLLAKECRLYQLRNNTRISVSAASKLLCNMMVQYRGTGLSMGSMICGWDKQGPGLYYVDDNGTRLSGNMFSTGSGNSYAYGVMDSGYCHDMTPKEAYELGRRAISYAAHRDSYSGGVVNMYHMKEDGWVKVGQYDVSELLHQYEVEKNQ, encoded by the exons AtggctcttctgaacctctgTGGGTCTTCTAGATGCCAGGACTGGCGATTACCCCTCTACGATGGCGAAATTTCACCCACAATCTCATTTAACAAGTACAATACTGAACTGGCGGTGCCCCCTGGATGTCAG CCAGCAGACTTTCTCCATCGTCTGGAGGGTGGGGTCGATGGAGTAAAACTTGAACCATGGCATGGGACCACCACACTTGCATTCAAGTTCCAGCATGGAGTGATTGTGGCGGTGGATTCACGTGCATCAGCCGGATCATATATCG CAACACTAAAGGTTAACAAAGTGATTGAGATAAATCCTTACCTGCTGGGCACCATGTCTGGGTGTGCCGCCGACTGCCAGTACTGGGAAAGGCTTCTCGCCAAAGAGTGCAG GTTATACCAGCTGCGAAATAATACCCGGATCTCTGTTTCAGCTGCTTCCAAACTTTTGTGCAATATGATGGTTCAGTACAGAGGTACAGGTCTAAGTATGGGCAGCATGATCTGTGGATGGGATAAGCAG GGTCCTGGCTTATATTACGTTGATGATAATGGGACAAGGCTCTCTGGGAACATGTTCTCCACTGGATCAGGAAATTCTTATGCATATGGAGTTATGGACAGCGGATACTGCCATGATATGACCCCTAAAGAGGCATATGAGCTTGGCCGGAGAGCGATCAGTTATGCTGCACATCGTGATAGTTATTCAGGAGGGGTGGTGAATA TGTATCACATGAAGGAGGACGGATGGGTGAAGGTCGGCCAGTATGATGTCAGTGAATTGCTGCACCAATATGAAGTAGAAAAGAATCAGTAA